From a region of the Poecile atricapillus isolate bPoeAtr1 chromosome 4, bPoeAtr1.hap1, whole genome shotgun sequence genome:
- the LOC131578956 gene encoding homeobox protein HMX1-like has protein sequence MVQLGGGRRAPPGPAAPPAFSIASILQPGPRRPAREQGRARCALPEEEEEEEGEGEGPEKRDPSKGSSDSGSESRRLRTEGTSRGLLPEGGDAGSPLPTEGLHGPPQPPPREAGGSGAENGRSSAAGGRKKTRTIFSKSQVFQLESTFDVKRYLSSSERAGLAAALHLTETQVKIWFQNRRNKLKRQMSSEPEGQGPGPAEPPGEPQPPTAASALSFPSLYKDSPLLSRCLLPLPFPLLCPGSAIPYLCLPGPGKHFSLVDGDV, from the exons ATGGTGCAGCTCGGGGGCGGCCGCCGAGCCCCTCCGGGCCCGGCCGCGCCGCCAGCTTTCAGCATCGCCAGCATCCTGCagcccgggccccgccgcccggccagggagcagggcagagcccgCTGCGCGCTGCcggaggaagaggaagaggaggaaggggaaggagaggggccTGAGAAGCGAGACCCCAGTAAAGGCTCCAGCGACTCGG GCAGCGAGTCCCGCCGGCTCCGGACAGAAGGGACGAGCCGCGGCCTCCTCCCCGAGGGGGGCGATGCGGGGTCCCCGCTCCCCACGGAGGGGCTGCACGGtcccccgcagccgccgccgcgaGAGGCCGGGGGCTCTGGCGCCGAGAACGGCAGATCATCGGCGGCGGGCGGCAGGAAGAAGACGCGGACCATCTTCTCCAAGAGCCAGGTGTTCCAGCTGGAGTCCACCTTCGATGTGAAGCGCTACCTGAGCAGCTCCGAGCGGGCCGGGCTGGCCGCCGCGCTGCACCTCACCGAGACCCAGGTGAAGATCTGGTTCCAGAACCGCCGCAACAAGCTCAAGAGACAAATGTCATCCGAGCCGGAGGGCCAGGGGCCCGGGCCGGCCGAGCCACCCGGGGAGCCTCAGCCCCCCACTGCCGCCTCGGCTCTCTCCTTCCCGTCCCTCTACAAGGACAGCCCTCTGCTCAGTCGCTGTTTGCTGCCGCTGccttttcccctgctctgcccGGGCAGCGCCATCCCCTACCTCTgcctccccgggccgggcaaACACTTCAGCCTGGTGGACGGGGACGTATAG
- the LOC131579035 gene encoding homeobox protein HMX1, with protein MPDEATENSGSTSARVSSFFIEDLLGTEGTAGGGARRAAAAGGGRGGPRCGPHSPLRIGAPGCPLRDAAVGWYRRAHAAFLGCASPDTSDRDSPELPEEPAERAGSGRAAARGPAGGRPGPGGREEEEERGEEPGEPEQRAAGRKKKTRTVFSRSQVFQLESTFDVKRYLSSSERAGLAASLHLTETQVKIWFQNRRNKWKRQLAADLEAANLSHAAQRIVRVPILYHENSPASALGFTLPHMSPPLVGFSSGVSYPLGTFPAASLPFLRSQMTGLV; from the exons ATGCCGGACGAAGCCACGGAAAACTCCGGCTCCACCTCCGCCCGCGTCTCGTCCTTCTTCATCGAGGACCTGCTGGGCACCGAGGGCacggcgggcggcggggcgcggcgggcggcggcggcgggcggcgggcgcgggggtCCGCGCTGCGGGCCGCACTCCCCGCTGCGCATCGGCGCCCCGGGCTGTCCGCTCCGCGACGCCGCCGTGGGCTGGTACCGCCGGGCACACGCCGCCTTCCTGGGCTGCGCCAGCCCCGACA CCAGCGACCGGGACTCGCCCGAGCTGCCCGAGGAGCCGGCGGAGCGGGCTGGcagcgggcgggcggcggcgagaggcccggcgggcgggcggccggggccgggcggccgagaggaggaggaggagcgcgGCGAGGAGCCGGGGGAGCCGGAGCAGCGAGCCGCCGGCCGCAAGAAGAAGACGCGCACGGTGTTCAGCCGCAGCCAGGTGTTCCAGCTGGAGTCCACCTTCGATGTGAAGCGCTACCTGAGCAGCTCCGAGCGGGCCGGGCTGGCCGCCTCGCTGCACCTCACCGAGACCCAGGTGAAGATCTGGTTCCAGAACCGCCGCAACAAGTGGAAGCGGCAGCTGGCCGCAGACCTGGAAGCGGCCAACCTCTCCCACGCCGCCCAAAGGATAGTGCGGGTCCCCATTTTGTACCACGAGAACTCGCCGGCGAGCGCCTTGGGCTTCACCCTGCCCCACATGTCGCCCCCCTTGGTGGGCTTCTCCAGCGGCGTCAGCTACCCCCTGGGCACCTTCCCCGCCGCCTCCCTCCCTTTCCTAAGGTCGCAGATGACAGGACTCGTCTGA